In one Gopherus evgoodei ecotype Sinaloan lineage chromosome 1, rGopEvg1_v1.p, whole genome shotgun sequence genomic region, the following are encoded:
- the HMGXB4 gene encoding HMG domain-containing protein 4 isoform X2 translates to MRVETLSCRRERGKEPRRGNTFSGSCRTAMAYDDSKKKEECLEGDRSIDDVGLAAGRTQREKKRSYKDLLREEEEIAAQVRKTSKKRLKDSDLFFLGTESHKKKRKHSSDEFFYGDLSPLELQSKKKKKAVSSPTSSDTAMDLLKAITSPLATGSKPSKKTSEKSSFSSFAATGYSESKKEHHKKKLSGSSGELSLDDGSFHKSKKMKPLYVNTETLTLREPDGLKMKLILSPKEKGGSTVDEESSPYSSPPTAAKKSSKKSGRDEQGSFLLGHELQSFLKSARKKHKPLPDSHPPPVAEGFGPDTSLFSEGHGSEYDLSSMEPPLESGSSSGGELEAGELVIDDSYREIKKKKKSKKSKKKKDKEKHKERKHSKSKKSSGLSASVAVAEVMVTPPPPPPPSTPFVLPVPPPPPPVFHIDGQSEKKKKKEEKEKEKAEKAEKDKEKPKKKNMSAYQVFCKEYRVTIVAEHPGIDFGELSKKLAEVWKQLPEKDKLVWKQKAQYLQHKQNKAEATTVKRKASSSEGAPKVKGMLSPHKKSPSSTVVLSSSPAKAPDTDPIDVAAHLQLLGESLSLIGHRLQETEGMVAVSGSLSVLLDSIICALGPLACLTTQLPELNGCPKQVLSNTLDNIAYIMPGL, encoded by the exons ATGAGGGTGGAG ACCTTGTCCTGTAGACGGGAACGGGGGAAGGAGCCCAGACGTGGCAACACATTCTCAGGCTCCTGCAGGACCGCCATGGCTTATGATGACTCCAAGAAAAAAGAAG AGTGCTTAGAGGGTGACCGAAGCATTGACGACGTGGGGCTGGCAGCAGGTAGAACCCAGCGAGAGAAAAAACGCTCTTACAAGGATCTGTTGCGGGAAGAGGAGGAAATAGCAGCTCAGGTCAGAAAAACCTCAAAGAAAAGGTTGAAG GACAGCGACCTCTTCTTCTTGGGGACAGAATCTCATAAGAAGAAGAGGAAGCATTCCTCTGATGAGTTCTTCTACGGAG ACCTTTCACCTTTGGAGTTGCaatcaaagaagaagaaaaaagcagtCTCAAGCCCAACCTCTTCTGACACAGCCATGGATCTTCTTAAGGCTATCACCTCACCTCTTGCCACGGGCTCCAAGCCCTCAAAAAAGACATCTGAAAAATCATCCTTCTCTTCCTTTGCTGCCACTGGCTATTCAGAGAGCAAGAAGGAGCACCATAAGAAGAAACTGAGTGGTAGCAGTGGAGAGCTGTCACTGGATGATGGAAGCTTCCACAAATCCAAAAAGATGAAGCCACTCTATGTAAACACAGAGACACTGACCCTCCGTGAGCCTGATGGCTTGAAGATGAAGCTCATCCTTTCACCTAAAGAGAAGGGGGGCAGCACAGTAGACGAGGAGTCATCCCCATACTCTTCACCACCAACAGCAGCAAAAAAATCCTCCAAGAAATCAGGGCGAGATGAACAAGGCTCTTTCCTCCTGGGTCATGAGCTTCAAAGCTTCCTGAAATCAGCTCGGAAGAAGCACAAGCCACTGCCAGACTCACATCCACCACCAGTCGCCGAGGGGTTTGGCCCTGACACCTCCCTTTTCTCAGAAGGTCATGGGAGTGAATATGACCTTTCAAGTATGGAGCCACCCTTGGAATCAGGTTCATCATCTGGTGGGGAGCTGGAGGCCGGAGAGCTGGTGATAGATGACTCCTACCGGGAgatcaagaagaagaagaagtcaaagaaaagcaagaaaaaaaaggaCAAGGAGAAACACAAGGAGAGGAAGCACTCCAAGTCTAAGAAGAGTTCTGGACTCTCTGCCTCTGTAGCAGTAGCAGAAGTTATGGTGACACCACCGccaccccctccacccagcaCTCCATTTGTCCTTCCTgtgcctccccccccacctcctgttttCCACATAGATGGACAAagtgagaagaaaaagaaaaaagaagagaaggagaaggaaaaagctGAGAAAGCAGAAAAGgataaagaaaag CCAAAGAAGAAGAACATGTCTGCCTACCAAGTGTTCTGTAAGGAATATCGAGTGACCATTGTGGCTGAGCATCCAGGGATAG ATTTTGGGGAGTTGAGCAAAAAACTGGCAGAAGTGTGGAAGCAGCTGCCTGAAAAGGATAAACTG GTTTGGAAGCAGAAAGCTCAATATCTGCAGCATAAGCAGAATAAAGCAGAGGCCACAACAGTGAAGAGGAAGGCATCCTCATCAGAGGGTGCCCCAAAAGTGAAAG GTATGCTTTCACCTCATAAGAAGTCCCCCTCCAGCACTGTGGTGTTATCCTCCTCACCAGCCAAAGCCCCTGATACAGATCCCATTGATGTAGCTGCACATCTGCAGTTGCTGGGTGAATCTCTGAGCCTCATTGGACACCGGCTGCAAGAGACAGAG GGGATGGTGGCTGTATCAGGAAGTTTGTCAGTACTTCTAGATTCTATTATCTGTGCCCTGGGCCCTTTAGCATGCCTGACCACACAACTACCTGAGCTGAATGGCTGCCCTAAGCAAGTTCTG TCAAACACACTAGACAACATCGCCTACATCATGCCTGGACTCTGA
- the HMGXB4 gene encoding HMG domain-containing protein 4 isoform X1 yields MRVETLSCRRERGKEPRRGNTFSGSCRTAMAYDDSKKKEECLEGDRSIDDVGLAAGRTQREKKRSYKDLLREEEEIAAQVRKTSKKRLKDSDLFFLGTESHKKKRKHSSDEFFYGDLSPLELQSKKKKKAVSSPTSSDTAMDLLKAITSPLATGSKPSKKTSEKSSFSSFAATGYSESKKEHHKKKLSGSSGELSLDDGSFHKSKKMKPLYVNTETLTLREPDGLKMKLILSPKEKGGSTVDEESSPYSSPPTAAKKSSKKSGRDEQGSFLLGHELQSFLKSARKKHKPLPDSHPPPVAEGFGPDTSLFSEGHGSEYDLSSMEPPLESGSSSGGELEAGELVIDDSYREIKKKKKSKKSKKKKDKEKHKERKHSKSKKSSGLSASVAVAEVMVTPPPPPPPSTPFVLPVPPPPPPVFHIDGQSEKKKKKEEKEKEKAEKAEKDKEKPKKKNMSAYQVFCKEYRVTIVAEHPGIDFGELSKKLAEVWKQLPEKDKLVWKQKAQYLQHKQNKAEATTVKRKASSSEGAPKVKASPTGMLSPHKKSPSSTVVLSSSPAKAPDTDPIDVAAHLQLLGESLSLIGHRLQETEGMVAVSGSLSVLLDSIICALGPLACLTTQLPELNGCPKQVLSNTLDNIAYIMPGL; encoded by the exons ATGAGGGTGGAG ACCTTGTCCTGTAGACGGGAACGGGGGAAGGAGCCCAGACGTGGCAACACATTCTCAGGCTCCTGCAGGACCGCCATGGCTTATGATGACTCCAAGAAAAAAGAAG AGTGCTTAGAGGGTGACCGAAGCATTGACGACGTGGGGCTGGCAGCAGGTAGAACCCAGCGAGAGAAAAAACGCTCTTACAAGGATCTGTTGCGGGAAGAGGAGGAAATAGCAGCTCAGGTCAGAAAAACCTCAAAGAAAAGGTTGAAG GACAGCGACCTCTTCTTCTTGGGGACAGAATCTCATAAGAAGAAGAGGAAGCATTCCTCTGATGAGTTCTTCTACGGAG ACCTTTCACCTTTGGAGTTGCaatcaaagaagaagaaaaaagcagtCTCAAGCCCAACCTCTTCTGACACAGCCATGGATCTTCTTAAGGCTATCACCTCACCTCTTGCCACGGGCTCCAAGCCCTCAAAAAAGACATCTGAAAAATCATCCTTCTCTTCCTTTGCTGCCACTGGCTATTCAGAGAGCAAGAAGGAGCACCATAAGAAGAAACTGAGTGGTAGCAGTGGAGAGCTGTCACTGGATGATGGAAGCTTCCACAAATCCAAAAAGATGAAGCCACTCTATGTAAACACAGAGACACTGACCCTCCGTGAGCCTGATGGCTTGAAGATGAAGCTCATCCTTTCACCTAAAGAGAAGGGGGGCAGCACAGTAGACGAGGAGTCATCCCCATACTCTTCACCACCAACAGCAGCAAAAAAATCCTCCAAGAAATCAGGGCGAGATGAACAAGGCTCTTTCCTCCTGGGTCATGAGCTTCAAAGCTTCCTGAAATCAGCTCGGAAGAAGCACAAGCCACTGCCAGACTCACATCCACCACCAGTCGCCGAGGGGTTTGGCCCTGACACCTCCCTTTTCTCAGAAGGTCATGGGAGTGAATATGACCTTTCAAGTATGGAGCCACCCTTGGAATCAGGTTCATCATCTGGTGGGGAGCTGGAGGCCGGAGAGCTGGTGATAGATGACTCCTACCGGGAgatcaagaagaagaagaagtcaaagaaaagcaagaaaaaaaaggaCAAGGAGAAACACAAGGAGAGGAAGCACTCCAAGTCTAAGAAGAGTTCTGGACTCTCTGCCTCTGTAGCAGTAGCAGAAGTTATGGTGACACCACCGccaccccctccacccagcaCTCCATTTGTCCTTCCTgtgcctccccccccacctcctgttttCCACATAGATGGACAAagtgagaagaaaaagaaaaaagaagagaaggagaaggaaaaagctGAGAAAGCAGAAAAGgataaagaaaag CCAAAGAAGAAGAACATGTCTGCCTACCAAGTGTTCTGTAAGGAATATCGAGTGACCATTGTGGCTGAGCATCCAGGGATAG ATTTTGGGGAGTTGAGCAAAAAACTGGCAGAAGTGTGGAAGCAGCTGCCTGAAAAGGATAAACTG GTTTGGAAGCAGAAAGCTCAATATCTGCAGCATAAGCAGAATAAAGCAGAGGCCACAACAGTGAAGAGGAAGGCATCCTCATCAGAGGGTGCCCCAAAAGTGAAAG CTTCCCCCACAGGTATGCTTTCACCTCATAAGAAGTCCCCCTCCAGCACTGTGGTGTTATCCTCCTCACCAGCCAAAGCCCCTGATACAGATCCCATTGATGTAGCTGCACATCTGCAGTTGCTGGGTGAATCTCTGAGCCTCATTGGACACCGGCTGCAAGAGACAGAG GGGATGGTGGCTGTATCAGGAAGTTTGTCAGTACTTCTAGATTCTATTATCTGTGCCCTGGGCCCTTTAGCATGCCTGACCACACAACTACCTGAGCTGAATGGCTGCCCTAAGCAAGTTCTG TCAAACACACTAGACAACATCGCCTACATCATGCCTGGACTCTGA
- the HMGXB4 gene encoding HMG domain-containing protein 4 isoform X3, which yields MRVETLSCRRERGKEPRRGNTFSGSCRTAMAYDDSKKKEECLEGDRSIDDVGLAAGRTQREKKRSYKDLLREEEEIAAQDSDLFFLGTESHKKKRKHSSDEFFYGDLSPLELQSKKKKKAVSSPTSSDTAMDLLKAITSPLATGSKPSKKTSEKSSFSSFAATGYSESKKEHHKKKLSGSSGELSLDDGSFHKSKKMKPLYVNTETLTLREPDGLKMKLILSPKEKGGSTVDEESSPYSSPPTAAKKSSKKSGRDEQGSFLLGHELQSFLKSARKKHKPLPDSHPPPVAEGFGPDTSLFSEGHGSEYDLSSMEPPLESGSSSGGELEAGELVIDDSYREIKKKKKSKKSKKKKDKEKHKERKHSKSKKSSGLSASVAVAEVMVTPPPPPPPSTPFVLPVPPPPPPVFHIDGQSEKKKKKEEKEKEKAEKAEKDKEKPKKKNMSAYQVFCKEYRVTIVAEHPGIDFGELSKKLAEVWKQLPEKDKLVWKQKAQYLQHKQNKAEATTVKRKASSSEGAPKVKASPTGMLSPHKKSPSSTVVLSSSPAKAPDTDPIDVAAHLQLLGESLSLIGHRLQETEGMVAVSGSLSVLLDSIICALGPLACLTTQLPELNGCPKQVLSNTLDNIAYIMPGL from the exons ATGAGGGTGGAG ACCTTGTCCTGTAGACGGGAACGGGGGAAGGAGCCCAGACGTGGCAACACATTCTCAGGCTCCTGCAGGACCGCCATGGCTTATGATGACTCCAAGAAAAAAGAAG AGTGCTTAGAGGGTGACCGAAGCATTGACGACGTGGGGCTGGCAGCAGGTAGAACCCAGCGAGAGAAAAAACGCTCTTACAAGGATCTGTTGCGGGAAGAGGAGGAAATAGCAGCTCAG GACAGCGACCTCTTCTTCTTGGGGACAGAATCTCATAAGAAGAAGAGGAAGCATTCCTCTGATGAGTTCTTCTACGGAG ACCTTTCACCTTTGGAGTTGCaatcaaagaagaagaaaaaagcagtCTCAAGCCCAACCTCTTCTGACACAGCCATGGATCTTCTTAAGGCTATCACCTCACCTCTTGCCACGGGCTCCAAGCCCTCAAAAAAGACATCTGAAAAATCATCCTTCTCTTCCTTTGCTGCCACTGGCTATTCAGAGAGCAAGAAGGAGCACCATAAGAAGAAACTGAGTGGTAGCAGTGGAGAGCTGTCACTGGATGATGGAAGCTTCCACAAATCCAAAAAGATGAAGCCACTCTATGTAAACACAGAGACACTGACCCTCCGTGAGCCTGATGGCTTGAAGATGAAGCTCATCCTTTCACCTAAAGAGAAGGGGGGCAGCACAGTAGACGAGGAGTCATCCCCATACTCTTCACCACCAACAGCAGCAAAAAAATCCTCCAAGAAATCAGGGCGAGATGAACAAGGCTCTTTCCTCCTGGGTCATGAGCTTCAAAGCTTCCTGAAATCAGCTCGGAAGAAGCACAAGCCACTGCCAGACTCACATCCACCACCAGTCGCCGAGGGGTTTGGCCCTGACACCTCCCTTTTCTCAGAAGGTCATGGGAGTGAATATGACCTTTCAAGTATGGAGCCACCCTTGGAATCAGGTTCATCATCTGGTGGGGAGCTGGAGGCCGGAGAGCTGGTGATAGATGACTCCTACCGGGAgatcaagaagaagaagaagtcaaagaaaagcaagaaaaaaaaggaCAAGGAGAAACACAAGGAGAGGAAGCACTCCAAGTCTAAGAAGAGTTCTGGACTCTCTGCCTCTGTAGCAGTAGCAGAAGTTATGGTGACACCACCGccaccccctccacccagcaCTCCATTTGTCCTTCCTgtgcctccccccccacctcctgttttCCACATAGATGGACAAagtgagaagaaaaagaaaaaagaagagaaggagaaggaaaaagctGAGAAAGCAGAAAAGgataaagaaaag CCAAAGAAGAAGAACATGTCTGCCTACCAAGTGTTCTGTAAGGAATATCGAGTGACCATTGTGGCTGAGCATCCAGGGATAG ATTTTGGGGAGTTGAGCAAAAAACTGGCAGAAGTGTGGAAGCAGCTGCCTGAAAAGGATAAACTG GTTTGGAAGCAGAAAGCTCAATATCTGCAGCATAAGCAGAATAAAGCAGAGGCCACAACAGTGAAGAGGAAGGCATCCTCATCAGAGGGTGCCCCAAAAGTGAAAG CTTCCCCCACAGGTATGCTTTCACCTCATAAGAAGTCCCCCTCCAGCACTGTGGTGTTATCCTCCTCACCAGCCAAAGCCCCTGATACAGATCCCATTGATGTAGCTGCACATCTGCAGTTGCTGGGTGAATCTCTGAGCCTCATTGGACACCGGCTGCAAGAGACAGAG GGGATGGTGGCTGTATCAGGAAGTTTGTCAGTACTTCTAGATTCTATTATCTGTGCCCTGGGCCCTTTAGCATGCCTGACCACACAACTACCTGAGCTGAATGGCTGCCCTAAGCAAGTTCTG TCAAACACACTAGACAACATCGCCTACATCATGCCTGGACTCTGA
- the HMGXB4 gene encoding HMG domain-containing protein 4 isoform X4 — protein MAYDDSKKKEECLEGDRSIDDVGLAAGRTQREKKRSYKDLLREEEEIAAQVRKTSKKRLKDSDLFFLGTESHKKKRKHSSDEFFYGDLSPLELQSKKKKKAVSSPTSSDTAMDLLKAITSPLATGSKPSKKTSEKSSFSSFAATGYSESKKEHHKKKLSGSSGELSLDDGSFHKSKKMKPLYVNTETLTLREPDGLKMKLILSPKEKGGSTVDEESSPYSSPPTAAKKSSKKSGRDEQGSFLLGHELQSFLKSARKKHKPLPDSHPPPVAEGFGPDTSLFSEGHGSEYDLSSMEPPLESGSSSGGELEAGELVIDDSYREIKKKKKSKKSKKKKDKEKHKERKHSKSKKSSGLSASVAVAEVMVTPPPPPPPSTPFVLPVPPPPPPVFHIDGQSEKKKKKEEKEKEKAEKAEKDKEKPKKKNMSAYQVFCKEYRVTIVAEHPGIDFGELSKKLAEVWKQLPEKDKLVWKQKAQYLQHKQNKAEATTVKRKASSSEGAPKVKASPTGMLSPHKKSPSSTVVLSSSPAKAPDTDPIDVAAHLQLLGESLSLIGHRLQETEGMVAVSGSLSVLLDSIICALGPLACLTTQLPELNGCPKQVLSNTLDNIAYIMPGL, from the exons ATGGCTTATGATGACTCCAAGAAAAAAGAAG AGTGCTTAGAGGGTGACCGAAGCATTGACGACGTGGGGCTGGCAGCAGGTAGAACCCAGCGAGAGAAAAAACGCTCTTACAAGGATCTGTTGCGGGAAGAGGAGGAAATAGCAGCTCAGGTCAGAAAAACCTCAAAGAAAAGGTTGAAG GACAGCGACCTCTTCTTCTTGGGGACAGAATCTCATAAGAAGAAGAGGAAGCATTCCTCTGATGAGTTCTTCTACGGAG ACCTTTCACCTTTGGAGTTGCaatcaaagaagaagaaaaaagcagtCTCAAGCCCAACCTCTTCTGACACAGCCATGGATCTTCTTAAGGCTATCACCTCACCTCTTGCCACGGGCTCCAAGCCCTCAAAAAAGACATCTGAAAAATCATCCTTCTCTTCCTTTGCTGCCACTGGCTATTCAGAGAGCAAGAAGGAGCACCATAAGAAGAAACTGAGTGGTAGCAGTGGAGAGCTGTCACTGGATGATGGAAGCTTCCACAAATCCAAAAAGATGAAGCCACTCTATGTAAACACAGAGACACTGACCCTCCGTGAGCCTGATGGCTTGAAGATGAAGCTCATCCTTTCACCTAAAGAGAAGGGGGGCAGCACAGTAGACGAGGAGTCATCCCCATACTCTTCACCACCAACAGCAGCAAAAAAATCCTCCAAGAAATCAGGGCGAGATGAACAAGGCTCTTTCCTCCTGGGTCATGAGCTTCAAAGCTTCCTGAAATCAGCTCGGAAGAAGCACAAGCCACTGCCAGACTCACATCCACCACCAGTCGCCGAGGGGTTTGGCCCTGACACCTCCCTTTTCTCAGAAGGTCATGGGAGTGAATATGACCTTTCAAGTATGGAGCCACCCTTGGAATCAGGTTCATCATCTGGTGGGGAGCTGGAGGCCGGAGAGCTGGTGATAGATGACTCCTACCGGGAgatcaagaagaagaagaagtcaaagaaaagcaagaaaaaaaaggaCAAGGAGAAACACAAGGAGAGGAAGCACTCCAAGTCTAAGAAGAGTTCTGGACTCTCTGCCTCTGTAGCAGTAGCAGAAGTTATGGTGACACCACCGccaccccctccacccagcaCTCCATTTGTCCTTCCTgtgcctccccccccacctcctgttttCCACATAGATGGACAAagtgagaagaaaaagaaaaaagaagagaaggagaaggaaaaagctGAGAAAGCAGAAAAGgataaagaaaag CCAAAGAAGAAGAACATGTCTGCCTACCAAGTGTTCTGTAAGGAATATCGAGTGACCATTGTGGCTGAGCATCCAGGGATAG ATTTTGGGGAGTTGAGCAAAAAACTGGCAGAAGTGTGGAAGCAGCTGCCTGAAAAGGATAAACTG GTTTGGAAGCAGAAAGCTCAATATCTGCAGCATAAGCAGAATAAAGCAGAGGCCACAACAGTGAAGAGGAAGGCATCCTCATCAGAGGGTGCCCCAAAAGTGAAAG CTTCCCCCACAGGTATGCTTTCACCTCATAAGAAGTCCCCCTCCAGCACTGTGGTGTTATCCTCCTCACCAGCCAAAGCCCCTGATACAGATCCCATTGATGTAGCTGCACATCTGCAGTTGCTGGGTGAATCTCTGAGCCTCATTGGACACCGGCTGCAAGAGACAGAG GGGATGGTGGCTGTATCAGGAAGTTTGTCAGTACTTCTAGATTCTATTATCTGTGCCCTGGGCCCTTTAGCATGCCTGACCACACAACTACCTGAGCTGAATGGCTGCCCTAAGCAAGTTCTG TCAAACACACTAGACAACATCGCCTACATCATGCCTGGACTCTGA
- the HMGXB4 gene encoding HMG domain-containing protein 4 isoform X5 encodes MDLLKAITSPLATGSKPSKKTSEKSSFSSFAATGYSESKKEHHKKKLSGSSGELSLDDGSFHKSKKMKPLYVNTETLTLREPDGLKMKLILSPKEKGGSTVDEESSPYSSPPTAAKKSSKKSGRDEQGSFLLGHELQSFLKSARKKHKPLPDSHPPPVAEGFGPDTSLFSEGHGSEYDLSSMEPPLESGSSSGGELEAGELVIDDSYREIKKKKKSKKSKKKKDKEKHKERKHSKSKKSSGLSASVAVAEVMVTPPPPPPPSTPFVLPVPPPPPPVFHIDGQSEKKKKKEEKEKEKAEKAEKDKEKPKKKNMSAYQVFCKEYRVTIVAEHPGIDFGELSKKLAEVWKQLPEKDKLVWKQKAQYLQHKQNKAEATTVKRKASSSEGAPKVKASPTGMLSPHKKSPSSTVVLSSSPAKAPDTDPIDVAAHLQLLGESLSLIGHRLQETEGMVAVSGSLSVLLDSIICALGPLACLTTQLPELNGCPKQVLSNTLDNIAYIMPGL; translated from the exons ATGGATCTTCTTAAGGCTATCACCTCACCTCTTGCCACGGGCTCCAAGCCCTCAAAAAAGACATCTGAAAAATCATCCTTCTCTTCCTTTGCTGCCACTGGCTATTCAGAGAGCAAGAAGGAGCACCATAAGAAGAAACTGAGTGGTAGCAGTGGAGAGCTGTCACTGGATGATGGAAGCTTCCACAAATCCAAAAAGATGAAGCCACTCTATGTAAACACAGAGACACTGACCCTCCGTGAGCCTGATGGCTTGAAGATGAAGCTCATCCTTTCACCTAAAGAGAAGGGGGGCAGCACAGTAGACGAGGAGTCATCCCCATACTCTTCACCACCAACAGCAGCAAAAAAATCCTCCAAGAAATCAGGGCGAGATGAACAAGGCTCTTTCCTCCTGGGTCATGAGCTTCAAAGCTTCCTGAAATCAGCTCGGAAGAAGCACAAGCCACTGCCAGACTCACATCCACCACCAGTCGCCGAGGGGTTTGGCCCTGACACCTCCCTTTTCTCAGAAGGTCATGGGAGTGAATATGACCTTTCAAGTATGGAGCCACCCTTGGAATCAGGTTCATCATCTGGTGGGGAGCTGGAGGCCGGAGAGCTGGTGATAGATGACTCCTACCGGGAgatcaagaagaagaagaagtcaaagaaaagcaagaaaaaaaaggaCAAGGAGAAACACAAGGAGAGGAAGCACTCCAAGTCTAAGAAGAGTTCTGGACTCTCTGCCTCTGTAGCAGTAGCAGAAGTTATGGTGACACCACCGccaccccctccacccagcaCTCCATTTGTCCTTCCTgtgcctccccccccacctcctgttttCCACATAGATGGACAAagtgagaagaaaaagaaaaaagaagagaaggagaaggaaaaagctGAGAAAGCAGAAAAGgataaagaaaag CCAAAGAAGAAGAACATGTCTGCCTACCAAGTGTTCTGTAAGGAATATCGAGTGACCATTGTGGCTGAGCATCCAGGGATAG ATTTTGGGGAGTTGAGCAAAAAACTGGCAGAAGTGTGGAAGCAGCTGCCTGAAAAGGATAAACTG GTTTGGAAGCAGAAAGCTCAATATCTGCAGCATAAGCAGAATAAAGCAGAGGCCACAACAGTGAAGAGGAAGGCATCCTCATCAGAGGGTGCCCCAAAAGTGAAAG CTTCCCCCACAGGTATGCTTTCACCTCATAAGAAGTCCCCCTCCAGCACTGTGGTGTTATCCTCCTCACCAGCCAAAGCCCCTGATACAGATCCCATTGATGTAGCTGCACATCTGCAGTTGCTGGGTGAATCTCTGAGCCTCATTGGACACCGGCTGCAAGAGACAGAG GGGATGGTGGCTGTATCAGGAAGTTTGTCAGTACTTCTAGATTCTATTATCTGTGCCCTGGGCCCTTTAGCATGCCTGACCACACAACTACCTGAGCTGAATGGCTGCCCTAAGCAAGTTCTG TCAAACACACTAGACAACATCGCCTACATCATGCCTGGACTCTGA